From the genome of Spinacia oleracea cultivar Varoflay chromosome 2, BTI_SOV_V1, whole genome shotgun sequence, one region includes:
- the LOC110805896 gene encoding actin-related protein 2/3 complex subunit 3 has product MVYHSSFVDEGGVTKACGCPLLPLKSHIKGPAPVSDQESIDIVDEAITFFRANVFFRNFDIKSSADKLLIYLTYYVNVALKRLEGCRTLAEGTKAIINLGLEEVPVPGESGFPFPGLFTPPKGHQEALLFRNYLKQIREETSGRLLGVAYRPNGTPNKWWLAFAKRKFVNIIAL; this is encoded by the exons ATG GTTTACCACTCTAGTTTTGTTGATGAGGGAGGAGTAACAAAAGCTTGTGGTTGTCCACTACTTCCTTTGAAAAGCCATATCAAGGGTCCTGCTCCAGTTTCAGATCAAG AAAGCATTGATATTGTTGATGAagcaattacctttttccgCGCTAATGTCTTCTTCAGGAATTTCGACATAAAGAGCTCTGCCGATAAGCTGCTTATCTACTTGACATACTATGTCAATGTTGCTTTGAAGAGGCTTGAGGGATGCAGAACATTGGCTGAAGGTACCAAGGCCATTATTAATTTGGGTCTTGAGGAAGTTCCGGTGCCTGGAGAGTCTGGGTTTCCTTTCCCTGGTTTATTCACACCTCCTAAAGGCCATCAGGAAGCAC TGTTATTCAGAAACTACCTGAAGCAGATAAGAGAAGAAACAAGTGGGAGATTACTGGGCGTTGCTTATCGACCTAATGGCACTCCAAATAAATGGTGGTTGGCATTTGCTAAGAGGAAATTTGTGAACATCATTGCACTGTAA
- the LOC130467959 gene encoding uncharacterized protein isoform X1, producing the protein MAKNRGKSKFVVGSSSERENVPSGRLPKTSRVRPSERPVERRSTGWDASKDDVVGGSSVSERATSGKKAGSSGVRRSYPEFPVHWTEADPQGKYAPILHETTKIDGPLEKSVSGDWLVEAKLGHYHRRAEELYGIQHALGYWCELPDQERPRVTHPPRGFISVYTHHLENGLRFPLDPFISELLVSYNISLAQLTPKSMRHIIGFRWVCDFINFPCSVAVFRDLHDLSFNHASKGDGYGWWTIINKRSRRKGEPNYITAYPYLSSDHNWKTEWLFVRVPTDPKHPHFYRPPKWFVTPDPDMRSVAAPDRNHHHYVDLLQWFLAREDNYKLPSNWLPNLNYILREDILAVAGLSRIFDREYGFSCVDPVVLGISLDLKTIHDSAPDYKFGKENPRNPRLKDYVLSPSGVARISEVRADPWDSASSPEAVPVKVVLPDLRTTSDPGPGTDAVPRAVPSVSSPARIDISLSRNRDQRKRKSSTLLRPSAHPKKAKADQSSEKEVVSEVMPPPKNLLHFMPLPGQKLKSVVVVEPPPVDQPLAEEDTIPSPLKPSAALGIEIQDITKVMEAIEADLVPGSDVPIVAEQKEEAADVSLEREKSPDKEMVDLTEAHVEVPEAEKEEPEQGLTRKRRHSTLGSTSTSALDRLIHADPCSDVPLKRIPEEVREAMARYARAPVLGENPMAHVGSLVGPEAARENLLRANPQWRVPGAEERNPAMMAQYYLNEAVFWSSFASECSSVEERQLRRYQEAYARDIPVLDQKAGQLMAEMVDLKQLYLQYSREAREAAEQIGAEVGRLTFQVEEDAEKIASFDRERREMAAKFASELEEKDSLLKEMTSKFEAAIKQSQEAEARLQQFIKHREIVQNQADKVPVLQLKIREKDAAIRKLEQERVDLYTADQCREQYWNGILGARRMFAKHMPHFPWNEKVPLWMRAQDHLVECQADRDEAEAERQAALAEARAQKAASEGDTTAGGSSKDAPLGDAPETPKS; encoded by the exons atggcaaagaataggggcaagagcaagttcgtcgttggctcctctagtgagagggagaacgtgccttcgggaaggttgccgaaaacttcgagggttcggccttcggagaggccagtggagaggcgttcgactggttgggatgcttcgaaagatgatgttgttggcgggtctagcgtgtctgaacgcgcaacttctggtaaAAAGGCTGGCTCTTCGGGTGTGCGCCGCTcctaccctgagtttccagttcattggactgaagctgatccgcagggtaagtatgccccgattctgcatgagaccactaagatcgatggtcccttggaaaaatcggtcagtggtgactggttggtggaggcgaagctggggcattaccatcggagggccgaagagttatacggaatccagcacgccttggggtactggtgcgagcttcccgaccaggagcgtcctcgggtgactcatccgccgagggggttcatctctgtgtatactcatcatttggagaacggcctccgctttcctttggatcccttcatatccgagctcctggtgtcgtataacatcagtttggcccagcttacccccaaatctatgaggcacatcatcggatttagatgggtgtgcgattttattaactttccatgctctgttgccgtgtttcgggatctgcacgatctgtctttcaaccatgcttccaagggggatgggtatggttggtggaccattatcaacaaaagatcccgaagaaagggggagccgaactatattacggcctacccttacctcagctctgatcataactggaagacggagtggttgttcgttcgtgtgccgacagatccgaagcatccacatttttaccgccctccgaagtggtttgtgactcctgatcctgatatgcgaagcgtggctgctccggatcggaaccatcaccactacgtggatctcctccagtggtttttggctcgggaggacaactacaaattgccgtccaactggctcccgaacctcaactatattttgcgggaggacattcttgctgttgccggtctcagcaggatttttgacaggg agtacggcttcagctgcgttgatcctgtggtcttgggtatttctttggatctgaagaccattcacgactcggcccctgattataagttcgggaaggagaatcctcgtaatcctcgcttgaaggattacgtgctgtctccgtcgggtgtcgctcggatatctgaagttcgagctgatccgtgggattctgcctcttctcccgaagctgttccagtgaaagtcgtgctccctgatttgaggacaacctcggatccg ggtcctgggactgacgctgtgccgcgtgccgttccttcggtttcatctccggctcggatagatatctctttatctaggaaccgg gatcagcgcaaaaggaagagcagcactcttttgaggccttctgcgcatccgaagaaggcgAAAGCTGATCAGtcttcggagaag gaagtggtttcggaagtcatgcctcctcccaaaaacctccttcacttcatgcccttgcccgggcagaagttgaagagtgtggtggttgtggAACCGCCTCCCGTGGACCAACCGctggctgaggaagataccatcccttctccgctgaagccgtctgctgctttagggatcgagatccaggatataaccaaggtgatggaggcaattgaagccgaccttgttcctggctcggatgtccctattgtggccgagcagaaggaagaagctgctgacgtttctctcgaaagggagaaaagtccggataaggagatggtggatctcaccgaagctcacgtagaggttcccgaagctgagaaggaggaacccgagcagggtctgacgaggaagaggcgtcATTCGACCTTGGGCTCcacttcgacctcggccctggatagactgatccacgctgacccttgctcggatgttccgctgaaacggatccccgaggaggtaagggaagcgatggctcgctatgccagagctccggttttgggggagaaccccatggctcacgtgggatctttggtgggtcccgaagctgcacgggagaatcttcttcgggccaacccgcagtggagggttcctggagctgaggagaggaacccagctatgatggcccaatattatctgaatgag gctgttttctggtcctcgttcgcttccgagtgtagctcggttgaggaaaGGCAGCTGAGGAggtatcaggaggcttatgctcgtgatatccctgtcttggaccagaaggctgggcagctcatggccgagatggtggacctcaagcaactgtaccttcagtacagtcgtgaggctagggaAGCGGCGGAacagatcggggccgaagttgggaGGCTCACTTTCCAagttgaagaggatgctgaaaagatagcttccttcgacagggagaggagagaaatggctgccaagtttgcgagcgaacttgaagaaaaagacagtcttctcaaggagatgacgtctaaatttgaggcggccattaagcagagccaggaagcggaggcgaggcttcagcagtttATCAAGCACCGGGAGATTGTTCAgaatcaagctgacaaggtgcccgttctccagctgaagatccgagagaaagatgctgccattcggaagttggagcaagagagagttgacctctacactgctgatcagtgtagagagcaatactggaatggcatcctgggtgctcggcggatgttcgcgaagcacatgcctcatttcccttggaatgagaaggttccgctctggatgagggcccaggatcacttggtggagtgccaggccgatcgagacgaagctgaagctgaacgccaagctgctcttgcagaggctcgggcccagaaggcggcttccgaaggtgatactactgctgggggttcttcgaaggatgctcctctgggggatgctcctgagactcccaagagctag
- the LOC130467959 gene encoding uncharacterized protein isoform X2 yields the protein MAKNRGKSKFVVGSSSERENVPSGRLPKTSRVRPSERPVERRSTGWDASKDDVVGGSSVSERATSGKKAGSSGVRRSYPEFPVHWTEADPQGKYAPILHETTKIDGPLEKSVSGDWLVEAKLGHYHRRAEELYGIQHALGYWCELPDQERPRVTHPPRGFISVYTHHLENGLRFPLDPFISELLVSYNISLAQLTPKSMRHIIGFRWVCDFINFPCSVAVFRDLHDLSFNHASKGDGYGWWTIINKRSRRKGEPNYITAYPYLSSDHNWKTEWLFVRVPTDPKHPHFYRPPKWFVTPDPDMRSVAAPDRNHHHYVDLLQWFLAREDNYKLPSNWLPNLNYILREDILAVAGLSRIFDREYGFSCVDPVVLGISLDLKTIHDSAPDYKFGKENPRNPRLKDYVLSPSGVARISEVRADPWDSASSPEAVPVKVVLPDLRTTSDPDQRKRKSSTLLRPSAHPKKAKADQSSEKEVVSEVMPPPKNLLHFMPLPGQKLKSVVVVEPPPVDQPLAEEDTIPSPLKPSAALGIEIQDITKVMEAIEADLVPGSDVPIVAEQKEEAADVSLEREKSPDKEMVDLTEAHVEVPEAEKEEPEQGLTRKRRHSTLGSTSTSALDRLIHADPCSDVPLKRIPEEVREAMARYARAPVLGENPMAHVGSLVGPEAARENLLRANPQWRVPGAEERNPAMMAQYYLNEAVFWSSFASECSSVEERQLRRYQEAYARDIPVLDQKAGQLMAEMVDLKQLYLQYSREAREAAEQIGAEVGRLTFQVEEDAEKIASFDRERREMAAKFASELEEKDSLLKEMTSKFEAAIKQSQEAEARLQQFIKHREIVQNQADKVPVLQLKIREKDAAIRKLEQERVDLYTADQCREQYWNGILGARRMFAKHMPHFPWNEKVPLWMRAQDHLVECQADRDEAEAERQAALAEARAQKAASEGDTTAGGSSKDAPLGDAPETPKS from the exons atggcaaagaataggggcaagagcaagttcgtcgttggctcctctagtgagagggagaacgtgccttcgggaaggttgccgaaaacttcgagggttcggccttcggagaggccagtggagaggcgttcgactggttgggatgcttcgaaagatgatgttgttggcgggtctagcgtgtctgaacgcgcaacttctggtaaAAAGGCTGGCTCTTCGGGTGTGCGCCGCTcctaccctgagtttccagttcattggactgaagctgatccgcagggtaagtatgccccgattctgcatgagaccactaagatcgatggtcccttggaaaaatcggtcagtggtgactggttggtggaggcgaagctggggcattaccatcggagggccgaagagttatacggaatccagcacgccttggggtactggtgcgagcttcccgaccaggagcgtcctcgggtgactcatccgccgagggggttcatctctgtgtatactcatcatttggagaacggcctccgctttcctttggatcccttcatatccgagctcctggtgtcgtataacatcagtttggcccagcttacccccaaatctatgaggcacatcatcggatttagatgggtgtgcgattttattaactttccatgctctgttgccgtgtttcgggatctgcacgatctgtctttcaaccatgcttccaagggggatgggtatggttggtggaccattatcaacaaaagatcccgaagaaagggggagccgaactatattacggcctacccttacctcagctctgatcataactggaagacggagtggttgttcgttcgtgtgccgacagatccgaagcatccacatttttaccgccctccgaagtggtttgtgactcctgatcctgatatgcgaagcgtggctgctccggatcggaaccatcaccactacgtggatctcctccagtggtttttggctcgggaggacaactacaaattgccgtccaactggctcccgaacctcaactatattttgcgggaggacattcttgctgttgccggtctcagcaggatttttgacaggg agtacggcttcagctgcgttgatcctgtggtcttgggtatttctttggatctgaagaccattcacgactcggcccctgattataagttcgggaaggagaatcctcgtaatcctcgcttgaaggattacgtgctgtctccgtcgggtgtcgctcggatatctgaagttcgagctgatccgtgggattctgcctcttctcccgaagctgttccagtgaaagtcgtgctccctgatttgaggacaacctcggatccg gatcagcgcaaaaggaagagcagcactcttttgaggccttctgcgcatccgaagaaggcgAAAGCTGATCAGtcttcggagaag gaagtggtttcggaagtcatgcctcctcccaaaaacctccttcacttcatgcccttgcccgggcagaagttgaagagtgtggtggttgtggAACCGCCTCCCGTGGACCAACCGctggctgaggaagataccatcccttctccgctgaagccgtctgctgctttagggatcgagatccaggatataaccaaggtgatggaggcaattgaagccgaccttgttcctggctcggatgtccctattgtggccgagcagaaggaagaagctgctgacgtttctctcgaaagggagaaaagtccggataaggagatggtggatctcaccgaagctcacgtagaggttcccgaagctgagaaggaggaacccgagcagggtctgacgaggaagaggcgtcATTCGACCTTGGGCTCcacttcgacctcggccctggatagactgatccacgctgacccttgctcggatgttccgctgaaacggatccccgaggaggtaagggaagcgatggctcgctatgccagagctccggttttgggggagaaccccatggctcacgtgggatctttggtgggtcccgaagctgcacgggagaatcttcttcgggccaacccgcagtggagggttcctggagctgaggagaggaacccagctatgatggcccaatattatctgaatgag gctgttttctggtcctcgttcgcttccgagtgtagctcggttgaggaaaGGCAGCTGAGGAggtatcaggaggcttatgctcgtgatatccctgtcttggaccagaaggctgggcagctcatggccgagatggtggacctcaagcaactgtaccttcagtacagtcgtgaggctagggaAGCGGCGGAacagatcggggccgaagttgggaGGCTCACTTTCCAagttgaagaggatgctgaaaagatagcttccttcgacagggagaggagagaaatggctgccaagtttgcgagcgaacttgaagaaaaagacagtcttctcaaggagatgacgtctaaatttgaggcggccattaagcagagccaggaagcggaggcgaggcttcagcagtttATCAAGCACCGGGAGATTGTTCAgaatcaagctgacaaggtgcccgttctccagctgaagatccgagagaaagatgctgccattcggaagttggagcaagagagagttgacctctacactgctgatcagtgtagagagcaatactggaatggcatcctgggtgctcggcggatgttcgcgaagcacatgcctcatttcccttggaatgagaaggttccgctctggatgagggcccaggatcacttggtggagtgccaggccgatcgagacgaagctgaagctgaacgccaagctgctcttgcagaggctcgggcccagaaggcggcttccgaaggtgatactactgctgggggttcttcgaaggatgctcctctgggggatgctcctgagactcccaagagctag
- the LOC110805895 gene encoding chaperone protein ClpC1, chloroplastic, translating into MNIMAVSSPHLLNIPVSLNYQRRNERFQGSKKVITSSVRMIAPIQVPRLRIQAFSGLRVSTPFLGSSRTLGFDAKMKDSMLVHRGKARRSVVRAMFERFTEKAIKVILVAQEEARRLGHNAVGTEQIFLGLVGEGTGIGAKVLKSMGINMKNARLEVEKIVGRGGGFIPVEIPFSPRAKHVLELSLEEARKLGQNYIGSEHLLLGLVSEGEGVAARVLDNLGVEAKEIRKQVLSMMGEKKEPVHHTGGKSGDSMLTLEEYGTNLTKEAEEGKLDPVVGRQKQIERVIQILSRRTKNNPCLIGEPGVGKTAIAEGLALKISLGDVPETLQGKQVITLDMSRLVSGTKYRGEFEGRLQKIMEEVKESNNLILFIDEVHTLVGAGAAEGAIDAANILKPALARGELQCIGATTLDEYRLHIEKDPALERRFQPVEVPEPTVDEAVQILRGLRERYEIHHKLSYTDEALIAAAELSSQYISDRFLPDKAIDLIDEAGSRVRLRHAEFPEEVRELEKQVMQIVNEKDSAVRSQDFEKAADLRDREVELKVEISALISQNKELKEADMDNVGPVVTDAEIREIVFSWTGIPVQKISSDESKRLLKMEDNLHGRVIGQDEAVKAISRAIRRSRVGLKDPDRPIASFIFSGPTGVGKSELAKALAAYYFGSEESMVRLDMSEFMERHTVSKLIGSPPGYVGYSEGGQLTEAVRRRPYTLVLFDEIEKAHPDVFNMMLQILEDGRLTDSKGRTVNFKNTLMIMTSNIGSSVIEKGGRSIGFDLTYDDQDSSYNRIKNLVIEELKQYFKPEFLNRLDDMIVFRQLTKLEVKEIADIMLKEVSKRLQTKGIGIQVTERFKDRIVEDGYNPSYGARPLRRAIMSLLEDSMAEKMLASEIQEGDSVILDVDSDGNVVVLNSSSNSSSSSSSDLFPELLPM; encoded by the exons ATGAATATCATGGCTGTTTCTTCACCTCATTTGCTAAATATACCTGTTTCATTAAACTATCAAAGAAGAAATGAAAGATTTCAAGGTTCTAAGAAGGTTATAACTTCATCTGTACGAATGATAGCGCCTATTCAAGTCCCTAGGTTAAGAATTCAGGCGTTCTCGGGGCTACGAGTGAGTACCCCGTTTTTGGGAAGTTCTAGGACCTTAGGGTTTGATGCTAAGATGAAGGATTCAATGTTGGTTCATAGAGGGAAAGCCAGGAGGAGTGTTGTTAGAGCGATGTTTGAACGTTTTACTGAGAAAGCCATTAAAGTTATACTGGTTGCTCAAGAGGAAGCGAGGCGTTTAGGTCATAATGCTGTTGGTACTGAGCAAATTTTTCTAGGACTTGTTGGTGAAGGGACAGGCATTGGTGCTAAAGTTCTAAAATCCATGGGTATTAACATGAAAAATGCACGTTTGGAAGTTGAGAAGATCGTTGGAAGAGGTGGTGGATTTATTCCTGTTGAAATTCCGTTTAGTCCTCGTGCTAAGCATGTTTTAGAGCTGTCACTGGAAGAGGCACGTAAACTTG GTCAAAATTATATTGGTTCGGAGCACTTGCTTTTGGGGTTGGTTAGTGAAGGTGAGGGTGTAGCTGCTCGTGTCCTTGATAATTTAGGTGTCGAAGCAAAAGAGATCCGCAAACAG GTTCTAAGCATGATGGGTGAGAAAAAGGAGCCCGTCCATCATACTGGTGGAAAATCAGGTGATAGTATGCTCACACTGGAAGAATATGGCACAAATTTGACGAAGGAGGCAGAAGAG GGAAAATTAGATCCTGTAGTTGGAAGGCAAAAACAAATAGAACGTGTCATCCAAATACTGAGTCGTCGTACAAAAAATAACCCGTGCCTCATTGGAGAACCAGGTGTTGGTAAAACAGCTATCGCAGAAGGTCTGGCTCTGAAAATTTCTCTTGGCGATGTTCCAGAAACACTCCAGGGAAAGCAG GTTATAACTCTTGACATGAGTCGTCTTGTTTCTGGAACTAAATACCGTGGAGAGTTTGAGGGTAGACTGCAAAAGATAATGGAAGAAGTCAAAGAATCAAATAACTTGATTCTTTTTATCGATGAAGTGCATACTTTGGTTGGGGCTGGGGCAGCAGAAGGGGCAATTGATGCTGCTAACATCTTAAAACCAGCTCTTGCAAGGGGTGAATTACAGTGCATTGGGGCCACAACACTAGATGAATACAGACTGCATATTGAGAAGGACCCAGCATTAGAGAGAAGATTTCAACCTGTTGAAGTGCCTGAACCCACAGTAGATGAAGCAGTGCAGATCCTCAGAGGGCTCCGTGAGCGTTATGAGATTCACCACAAGCTCTCCTATACAGATGAAGCATTAATTGCAGCGGCAGAACTGTCATCCCAGTACATCAG TGATAGATTTCTTCCTGATAAAGCTATCGATCTTATTGACGAAGCTGGTTCTCGGGTGCGGTTGCGCCATGCTGAG TTTCCTGAAGAAGTAAGAGAACTTGAGAAACAGGTCATGCAGATTGTGAACGAGAAAGATAGTGCAGTCCGCAGCCAAGATTTTGAGAAG GCTGCTGATTTGCGTGATAGAGAAGTAGAGCTGAAGGTAGAAATATCAGCACTGATAAGCCAAAACAAAGAACTGAAAGAGGCAGACATGGACAATGTTGGACCAGTTGTGACAGACGCGGAGATTAGGGAAATAGTATTCTCTTGGACAGGCATACCAGTTCAGAAAATCTCAAGTGACGAATCAAAGCGGCTTCTGAAGATGGAAGATAACCTCCATGGTCGTGTAATAGGTCAAGATGAAGCTGTGAAAGCCATAAGCCGTGCTATTCGTCGTTCTCGTGTTGGTCTAAAAGATCCTGACCGTCCAATTGCAAGCTTCATCTTCTCAGGTCCAACTGGTGTTGGAAAGTCAGAACTTGCAAAAGCTTTAGCTGCTTACTATTTTGGTTCAGAAGAATCTATGGTCCGCCTTGATATGAGTGAGTTCATGGAGAGACATACGGTTTCAAAATTAATTGGTTCACCCCCAGGTTACGTGGGTTACTCTGAGGGTGGTCAGCTTACTGAGGCTGTGAGGCGTCGTCCTTATACTTTGGTTCTCTTTGATGAAATCGAAAAGGCTCATCCTGATGTTTTTAACATGATGCTTCAGATTCTTGAAGATGGAAGGTTAACTGACAGCAAGGGTAGAACTGTAAATTTCAAGAACACCCTTATGATTATGACCTCAAATATTGGAAGCAGTGTGATTGAGAAAGGTGGGCGCAGTATAGGATTCGACCTGACTTATGATGATCAGGATAGTAGTTATAACAGGATAAAGAATCTGGTGATCGAGGAGCTTAAGCAATACTTTAAGCCGGAATTTTTGAACAGGTTAGATGATATGATTGTGTTCAGACAGCTTACAAAGTTAGAAGTAAAGGAGATTGCAGATATTATGTTGAAGGAAGTCTCAAAGCGGCTTCAAACTAAAGGCATTGGTATTCAAGTAACAGAGAGATTCAAAGATAGAATAGTGGAAGATGGATATAATCCTAGTTATGGAGCAAGGCCGTTGAGACGAGCTATTATGAGTCTGTTGGAGGATAGCATGGCCGAGAAGATGCTCGCCAGTGAAATCCAAGAAGGTGATTCAGTTATTCTGGATGTTGATTCTGATGGAAACGTTGTGGTGCTCAATAGCAGCAGTAACAGTAGCAGTAGTAGCAGTTCTGACTTGTTTCCTGAGTTGCTTCCTATGTGA